One window from the genome of Cyclobacterium amurskyense encodes:
- a CDS encoding FecR family protein, which produces MGDKDIFEIIGKILSGEASKDEQLELHRWMQKSADNVNTFEQMKRVWDATHINQKISNEDRVFNKIQNKKLFLEGLKTETSNPKQLPNTLRKKGQFRRIAAIAACLMILISFPIYKSLVNTPENTHALPVLTHKENGRGQKSKVILSDGTNVWLNSSSKLSYINGFTDSIREVFLEGEAYFEVTKDKGKPFIVHTGNLKTTVLGTSFNIRHYPTDAHPTLFLEEGKVMYEYLKTSNETNVLLPGNGVKWDSKKSEMVEFSDDPLHWNAWKNNILLFDDLDFKTALEECERWYDVDFIIKGTPPTHWRFTGKFKNAYLKSVLQSMQYGKQFDFKIQGKNIEITF; this is translated from the coding sequence ATGGGAGACAAAGATATTTTTGAGATAATAGGAAAAATTCTATCCGGAGAAGCAAGTAAAGACGAACAACTTGAATTGCATCGGTGGATGCAAAAAAGTGCAGACAACGTCAATACATTTGAACAAATGAAAAGGGTGTGGGATGCTACCCATATCAATCAAAAAATATCAAATGAAGATCGGGTTTTTAATAAAATACAAAATAAAAAACTATTTCTGGAAGGGTTAAAGACAGAGACTAGCAACCCCAAGCAGTTGCCAAATACTTTAAGAAAAAAAGGACAATTTAGGAGAATCGCAGCTATAGCTGCCTGTTTGATGATTTTAATAAGTTTCCCTATTTATAAAAGCCTAGTCAACACTCCTGAAAATACTCATGCTTTACCAGTGCTCACCCATAAAGAAAATGGACGAGGACAAAAATCAAAAGTAATATTATCAGACGGGACCAATGTCTGGTTAAACTCAAGTAGCAAACTTTCCTATATTAATGGATTTACAGATTCCATAAGAGAGGTGTTTTTAGAAGGGGAAGCCTATTTTGAAGTTACTAAGGATAAAGGTAAACCTTTCATTGTCCACACCGGCAACCTCAAAACCACTGTTCTAGGAACATCATTTAATATACGTCACTACCCTACAGATGCCCATCCTACATTGTTTCTTGAAGAAGGAAAAGTAATGTATGAATACCTGAAGACTTCAAATGAAACAAATGTATTGTTGCCTGGAAATGGCGTGAAATGGGATTCAAAGAAAAGTGAAATGGTTGAATTCTCCGATGACCCCTTACATTGGAATGCTTGGAAAAATAATATTCTCTTATTCGATGACCTTGACTTCAAAACAGCATTGGAAGAATGCGAAAGGTGGTATGATGTAGACTTTATCATAAAAGGCACTCCTCCTACACATTGGAGGTTTACCGGAAAATTTAAAAATGCCTATCTAAAGAGTGTCTTACAAAGTATGCAATACGGAAAACAATTTGACTTTAAAATTCAAGGAAAAAACATCGAAATAACCTTCTAA
- a CDS encoding RNA polymerase sigma factor, whose translation MKNLKDYDRLIKAIAIYNCERSFREFFNIFYPELFETSVYYVKNNLIAEEIVSELFVKLWLKRNSLTEIKNIEAYLFISIKRLSLNYLRQKKTPQLYLNDIDTELCVNLRNPEDQMLSEEELLKIKNAIENLPEKCRLVFLLVKENGLKYKEVASTLDISEKMVEKHISTALKKLRKELSDSSFVKKYSPNIVKVISALSFIFFS comes from the coding sequence ATGAAAAATTTAAAAGATTACGATCGACTTATAAAAGCAATTGCAATATATAATTGTGAACGCTCTTTTCGTGAATTTTTCAACATATTTTACCCGGAACTTTTTGAAACCAGTGTTTATTACGTTAAAAATAATTTAATCGCTGAAGAAATTGTAAGTGAACTCTTTGTTAAGCTTTGGCTAAAAAGAAATTCCCTTACTGAAATCAAAAATATCGAAGCTTACCTTTTTATTAGCATTAAGCGATTATCCCTTAATTATCTCAGACAAAAGAAAACACCTCAATTGTACTTAAATGACATAGACACTGAATTATGTGTTAACCTTCGAAATCCTGAAGACCAAATGCTTAGTGAGGAGGAATTGTTAAAAATTAAAAATGCTATTGAAAATCTTCCCGAAAAATGCAGGTTAGTATTTTTACTTGTAAAGGAAAATGGACTCAAATACAAGGAAGTCGCTTCAACTCTTGATATTTCTGAAAAAATGGTTGAAAAACATATATCGACTGCTTTAAAAAAGCTTCGAAAGGAATTATCAGATTCTTCATTCGTTAAAAAATACAGTCCTAATATTGTAAAAGTTATTTCTGCGCTCTCATTTATCTTTTTTTCTTAA
- a CDS encoding FAD-dependent oxidoreductase — MKFFNLLFLSILGITLYACEDKVQQSHITTDICVLGGSEAGFTAAIQASRLGKKVVLIEPTGHPGGMVVEGLGKDMRFGNARVIGGIAREFYEKVEAHYGLKAEFENPKWYSKYEPSIAEAVIEQMLEEEKNITIIRNTRIKEQNGVEKKGNRIEKVILENGSEIKAKVFVDASIEGHLLHFAGITTESIREGNEKYGENLNGVQEVNTFKQFTVDVDPYIIEGDSTSGLIPTIQAGELGNHGDPSHYIQGFCFRMCLTKDEQNKLPINKPEDYVSERYEIYRRHLKEGGQLFKPEANRHNGKTDIGSWHDLSANLYGENWEYPQGDYEKQDSIIQYHRSFTLGLLWFLQNDESVDSLTRANWEGWGLPKDEFTDNGNWPRRLYIRSGRRMVSEYVITEHNVDIKVKDTVSDPIAIAWWPPDVHHARRIVKDGKAYNEGFTHVENDGTWKPFKISFQATVPKKDECSNVLTPTCLSSSYVGYGSIRIVPTFMIMGQSVGAAATIAVNENLDVQDIPFPELEKVLLSQNQLLALPDDWLEIITKNN, encoded by the coding sequence ATGAAATTTTTCAATTTACTTTTCTTATCCATATTGGGCATTACCTTATATGCTTGTGAGGATAAGGTGCAGCAATCTCATATTACGACTGATATTTGTGTGTTAGGTGGGAGCGAGGCTGGATTTACGGCCGCTATTCAAGCTTCCCGGCTTGGTAAGAAAGTGGTGCTTATTGAACCGACGGGGCATCCGGGTGGGATGGTAGTAGAGGGATTGGGGAAGGACATGCGGTTTGGAAATGCACGCGTGATTGGAGGAATAGCACGCGAATTTTATGAAAAAGTGGAAGCGCATTACGGGCTAAAAGCAGAATTTGAAAACCCAAAATGGTATTCAAAATATGAGCCTTCAATTGCTGAAGCGGTAATTGAGCAGATGTTGGAGGAAGAAAAAAACATTACCATTATAAGAAATACTCGGATAAAGGAACAAAACGGAGTAGAAAAAAAAGGGAATAGAATAGAAAAGGTTATTCTTGAAAATGGCTCAGAAATAAAGGCCAAAGTATTTGTTGATGCTTCCATAGAAGGTCATTTGCTGCATTTTGCTGGAATAACTACTGAATCAATTCGTGAGGGGAATGAAAAATATGGGGAGAATCTTAATGGAGTTCAGGAAGTAAATACTTTTAAGCAGTTTACGGTAGATGTTGACCCTTATATTATAGAAGGCGATTCTACAAGTGGACTAATCCCTACCATTCAAGCTGGGGAATTAGGAAACCATGGAGATCCCAGCCATTATATTCAGGGCTTTTGTTTTAGGATGTGCCTGACAAAAGATGAGCAAAACAAGCTACCAATTAATAAACCTGAGGACTATGTATCTGAAAGGTATGAAATTTACAGAAGGCACCTGAAAGAAGGAGGCCAGCTCTTCAAGCCTGAGGCCAATAGGCATAATGGTAAAACGGACATAGGCAGTTGGCACGATCTATCAGCAAATCTTTATGGAGAGAATTGGGAATACCCACAAGGGGATTATGAAAAACAAGACAGTATTATCCAATATCACCGTTCTTTTACTTTAGGATTGCTGTGGTTCTTACAAAACGACGAAAGTGTGGATAGTCTTACCAGAGCCAATTGGGAAGGATGGGGTTTGCCTAAAGATGAATTCACAGACAATGGCAATTGGCCACGTCGCTTGTATATTCGAAGTGGAAGACGAATGGTATCTGAATACGTCATCACTGAACACAATGTCGATATTAAGGTTAAAGATACGGTTTCAGATCCGATTGCGATAGCATGGTGGCCGCCGGATGTGCACCACGCCAGAAGAATTGTAAAAGATGGCAAAGCTTATAATGAAGGGTTTACCCATGTAGAAAACGATGGAACTTGGAAACCTTTTAAAATCTCATTTCAGGCCACAGTGCCAAAGAAAGATGAATGTAGTAATGTATTGACGCCTACCTGTCTTTCCTCAAGCTATGTGGGTTATGGAAGTATTCGAATCGTTCCTACTTTTATGATAATGGGTCAGAGTGTTGGTGCAGCAGCGACTATTGCGGTTAATGAAAATTTGGATGTACAAGATATACCCTTCCCAGAATTGGAAAAGGTCTTGCTGAGTCAGAATCAATTGCTTGCTCTTCCGGATGATTGGTTGGAAATAATCACCAAAAATAATTAA
- a CDS encoding FG-GAP repeat domain-containing protein, translating to MRKLKSPYGKSLLILGMLAFVAACSSPKATEEAVEESSDFEIVKYNNPGATSFLGVGLWAWPLPMDYDGDGDMDMLVSCPDKPFNGLYFFENTSGEDFPDFAPPVRIGDAISKVQVSHTDQGVKVLTPGAELMNFKTDLASTPKDLFPIEELTKELGKKPRFNQWKMIDYEGDGDLDIIVGMDDWSSYGWDDAYNDQGVWTNGPLFGYVYLLENKDGNYENRGRIKAGGKEINVYGAPSPNFADFDGDGDLDLICGEFLDKMTYFENTGTREKPIYKEGKFLENEEGIITMNLEMIIPVALDWDKDGHVDLVVGDEDGRVALIKNTGETKNGLPIFDSPKYFRQQADNLKFGALVTPVSVDWDNDGDEDIIAGNSAGHFAFIENLDGAANPKWAEPKLLEIDGEPIRIQAGDNGSIQGPAEAKWGYTTLTVADWDGDNHKDIVFNSIWGRVEWIKNTGNGLLAPQPVKIDWADQTPPHPAWNWWKPEANELATQWRTTPYTIDWNKDGVMDLVMLDHEGYLAFFEGKQGNGEPILQPGKRIFYGENGSTFTNKDKVEDTNPGVLRLNISDAGSSGRRKISFMDWDNDGDLDLLINSVNISLFENISESPDKVVFNHKGPISEVILAGHTTSPTFVDWDKNGILDVLAGAEDGHFYYFRR from the coding sequence ATGAGAAAATTAAAGAGCCCCTATGGGAAAAGCTTATTAATACTTGGCATGCTGGCTTTTGTAGCAGCTTGCTCAAGTCCTAAAGCAACCGAAGAGGCAGTTGAAGAATCTAGTGACTTCGAAATCGTAAAATACAATAACCCTGGAGCCACCTCATTTCTAGGTGTGGGATTATGGGCTTGGCCATTGCCTATGGATTATGATGGGGATGGTGACATGGACATGCTTGTTTCCTGTCCGGACAAACCTTTCAATGGACTTTACTTTTTTGAAAATACCAGCGGTGAAGATTTCCCAGATTTCGCACCTCCCGTTAGAATAGGAGATGCCATATCTAAAGTACAAGTTTCCCATACAGACCAAGGTGTTAAGGTATTGACTCCTGGTGCAGAGTTAATGAACTTCAAAACTGACTTGGCCTCAACACCTAAAGACCTTTTTCCCATTGAGGAACTAACCAAGGAACTGGGTAAAAAGCCTAGATTCAACCAGTGGAAGATGATAGATTATGAAGGAGATGGTGACCTTGATATTATTGTTGGCATGGATGATTGGTCTTCTTACGGCTGGGACGATGCCTACAATGACCAAGGTGTTTGGACCAATGGACCGCTTTTTGGTTATGTATATTTATTAGAGAACAAAGACGGCAATTACGAAAACCGTGGAAGAATTAAAGCTGGAGGAAAAGAGATAAATGTTTATGGTGCTCCTTCACCTAATTTCGCAGACTTTGATGGAGATGGAGACCTTGACCTTATTTGTGGAGAGTTTCTGGATAAAATGACGTATTTTGAAAACACAGGCACCAGAGAAAAACCTATTTACAAAGAAGGTAAATTTTTAGAAAACGAGGAGGGTATAATTACCATGAATCTAGAAATGATCATTCCCGTAGCCTTGGATTGGGATAAAGATGGACATGTAGATTTGGTAGTAGGTGATGAAGATGGCCGCGTGGCATTAATAAAAAACACAGGAGAAACTAAAAATGGACTACCTATTTTTGATTCCCCAAAATACTTCAGACAACAAGCAGACAATCTTAAATTTGGGGCTTTGGTAACACCTGTTAGTGTTGACTGGGACAATGATGGCGATGAAGACATCATAGCAGGTAACTCTGCTGGCCACTTTGCCTTTATAGAAAATTTGGATGGGGCGGCGAATCCAAAATGGGCTGAGCCAAAACTATTGGAAATCGATGGTGAACCGATAAGGATCCAAGCCGGAGACAACGGATCTATTCAAGGACCTGCCGAAGCAAAATGGGGTTACACCACTTTGACCGTAGCTGACTGGGATGGCGACAACCACAAAGACATTGTTTTCAACTCCATCTGGGGTAGAGTAGAATGGATCAAAAACACTGGAAATGGATTATTGGCTCCTCAGCCTGTAAAAATAGATTGGGCAGACCAAACACCCCCACATCCAGCGTGGAACTGGTGGAAACCTGAAGCCAATGAATTGGCGACACAGTGGAGAACTACTCCTTATACAATCGATTGGAACAAAGATGGGGTTATGGATTTGGTGATGCTAGATCATGAAGGCTACCTTGCCTTCTTTGAAGGGAAACAAGGTAACGGTGAACCAATTCTTCAGCCCGGAAAACGCATCTTTTACGGAGAAAATGGCTCCACATTTACCAACAAAGACAAGGTGGAAGATACAAACCCTGGCGTCTTAAGGCTTAACATTTCAGACGCTGGTAGTAGTGGGCGAAGGAAAATCAGCTTTATGGATTGGGACAATGATGGTGACCTGGACCTATTGATCAATAGCGTAAATATTTCCTTATTTGAAAACATTAGCGAAAGCCCTGATAAGGTAGTCTTTAACCATAAAGGCCCTATATCTGAAGTAATCCTTGCTGGACATACCACAAGCCCTACTTTTGTTGATTGGGATAAAAATGGGATACTGGACGTTTTGGCAGGAGCCGAAGATGGACATTTTTATTACTTCCGTAGGTAG
- a CDS encoding heme/hemin ABC transporter substrate-binding protein: MKGLLLTCLTTMILLACSTGEKKTGDSSEVANPSIVTAGGTLTEIVYTLGLGDRIIATDRTSTYPEKMQSLPSIGYRNQIKAEGILSLAPDIILAEEDYLSDDVVDQLKLMDLEVHFFKKPENPIETKTLVSELAALFEVPERGIEINEGIDKDLQILADYLADNEERPSAAFVMARGPETLFVAGENTFAETIFNLAGIRSSAQGFEDFVPLTPESLVTMSPEYLVLFDSGLESLGGIEGMARIQGIKETKAYQESQVLSFDGHYLSGLGPRVGQVALELAKAVRNK, translated from the coding sequence ATGAAAGGCTTATTGCTAACTTGTTTAACTACTATGATCCTTTTGGCCTGCTCTACTGGTGAAAAGAAAACCGGGGACAGTTCTGAAGTAGCAAATCCCAGTATTGTTACCGCAGGGGGAACCCTAACTGAAATCGTGTATACGCTTGGTTTGGGTGACAGGATCATTGCAACTGACCGTACTTCTACTTATCCGGAAAAGATGCAGTCTTTGCCTAGTATAGGTTACAGGAATCAAATTAAGGCAGAGGGAATCTTGTCCCTTGCTCCGGATATAATTCTTGCTGAAGAGGACTACTTGTCAGACGATGTGGTGGATCAATTGAAATTGATGGACCTGGAAGTTCATTTTTTCAAAAAACCAGAAAATCCAATAGAGACCAAGACGCTTGTTAGTGAATTGGCGGCATTATTTGAAGTGCCTGAGCGCGGGATAGAAATAAATGAGGGAATAGACAAGGATCTGCAAATATTGGCAGATTACCTGGCTGACAATGAGGAAAGGCCAAGCGCAGCCTTTGTTATGGCAAGAGGACCGGAGACTTTATTCGTGGCTGGTGAGAATACCTTTGCAGAAACAATCTTCAATTTGGCTGGTATTCGTTCTTCCGCCCAAGGTTTCGAAGATTTTGTCCCCTTGACACCAGAATCGCTGGTAACCATGTCACCGGAATACTTGGTTTTATTTGATTCAGGTCTGGAAAGTTTGGGAGGCATAGAAGGCATGGCTAGAATTCAAGGAATCAAGGAAACAAAGGCCTATCAGGAAAGCCAAGTACTTAGTTTTGACGGACATTATTTATCAGGACTCGGGCCTAGGGTAGGACAAGTAGCATTGGAACTAGCTAAAGCAGTAAGAAACAAATGA
- a CDS encoding FecCD family ABC transporter permease: protein MIALPLTFSKQRLSRWVLIGLSAILVGILMLSLTKGAYSIGLSQVIAALIEPFGYHLDAFDLRAANVLMQIRLPRIILSVLVGGGLGIAGAALQGLFRNPLVEPGLIGVSSGSALFAVVFLVVFPGIAIAFPIMERVGLPMFSFLGGLVNVFAVYYLGANKEGENTATIILAGVAINALAGALIGLTLFYADDTALRSFTFWSLGDLSVASWEKLPIAALLICIPSLVLLNGSKNLNALALGEKEAFYMGVNVNRTKVTLLVSTALIVGVAVSLTGMIGFVGLIVPHLMRISFGADHKLVLPGSFLLGAILLNFADLLARTIAIPAEMPIGVITSLLGAPFFIGLIYNLKK, encoded by the coding sequence ATGATAGCGCTTCCACTAACTTTCTCAAAACAGCGATTAAGTCGGTGGGTGCTAATCGGATTGTCGGCTATACTTGTTGGCATATTAATGCTCTCCCTTACGAAAGGAGCGTATTCCATAGGCCTGTCCCAAGTTATAGCGGCTTTAATTGAACCTTTCGGTTACCATTTAGATGCATTTGACCTAAGAGCTGCCAATGTTTTGATGCAGATAAGACTACCCAGAATAATCCTCTCAGTTTTGGTTGGTGGAGGTTTGGGAATTGCTGGAGCAGCATTGCAGGGTTTGTTTAGGAATCCTTTGGTAGAGCCAGGGCTAATAGGAGTGAGTAGCGGGAGTGCATTGTTTGCCGTTGTTTTTCTTGTCGTTTTTCCAGGAATAGCTATCGCTTTCCCAATAATGGAGCGAGTAGGATTGCCAATGTTCTCTTTTTTGGGAGGCTTGGTTAATGTGTTCGCAGTGTATTATCTCGGTGCGAATAAGGAAGGTGAAAATACGGCCACTATTATTCTAGCGGGAGTAGCCATTAATGCTTTGGCTGGTGCTTTGATTGGACTCACTTTGTTTTATGCGGACGATACCGCATTGCGGAGCTTCACTTTCTGGAGTTTGGGTGATTTGAGTGTTGCTTCCTGGGAGAAGCTTCCGATTGCAGCGCTGCTAATTTGCATTCCTTCCCTCGTATTGTTGAATGGATCAAAGAATTTGAACGCATTGGCTTTGGGGGAGAAAGAGGCCTTTTATATGGGAGTAAATGTAAACCGCACAAAGGTAACCTTACTTGTTTCCACCGCTTTGATTGTTGGGGTGGCTGTTTCTTTAACCGGAATGATTGGTTTTGTGGGTTTGATTGTGCCGCATTTGATGAGAATAAGTTTTGGTGCTGATCACAAGTTGGTTTTACCAGGTTCTTTTTTACTAGGAGCCATCTTATTGAATTTCGCTGACCTATTGGCCAGAACCATAGCCATACCAGCAGAGATGCCCATAGGCGTAATAACCTCCTTATTGGGAGCACCTTTCTTTATTGGATTGATTTATAATTTAAAAAAATAA
- a CDS encoding heme ABC transporter ATP-binding protein, producing the protein MLTASNIQFRIRNRTILDTTSLELAAGQIIAILGPNGAGKSSLFNLLSGESSCTCGEVSYNGRSIAKYKARDLAELRAVMPQHSSVNFPFTVREVVELGLISIQPKSPEKTVDEVMALAQIKHLQGQEYYQLSGGEKQRVQLARVLAQVWERKPYPRYVLLDEPTSSLDIAQQHAVLEILLQLKSRNIGVLIILHDLNLAAQYADEIILLKSGKISYCGPMKEGMDGCLLEKVFDHPIRIMNCPVTNQLIVHSTNKPKMYSSSRAMQ; encoded by the coding sequence ATGCTAACTGCCTCAAATATTCAATTTCGAATAAGAAATCGGACCATATTGGATACCACTAGTTTAGAATTGGCAGCAGGGCAGATTATAGCCATATTGGGGCCAAACGGTGCAGGTAAATCAAGCCTATTTAATTTGCTTTCGGGTGAGTCTAGCTGTACATGTGGAGAAGTAAGCTATAATGGCAGAAGTATAGCCAAATACAAAGCCAGGGATTTGGCAGAGCTGCGAGCTGTAATGCCCCAGCACTCTTCCGTTAACTTCCCATTTACGGTTCGGGAAGTGGTAGAGTTGGGACTTATCTCAATTCAACCTAAAAGTCCAGAAAAGACAGTTGATGAAGTCATGGCTTTGGCTCAAATCAAACATTTGCAGGGCCAAGAATATTATCAATTGTCAGGAGGAGAAAAACAACGCGTGCAACTCGCTAGGGTTTTGGCCCAGGTTTGGGAAAGAAAGCCTTATCCTCGCTATGTATTGCTGGATGAGCCAACTTCTAGCCTGGACATCGCCCAGCAACATGCAGTTTTGGAGATTTTACTTCAACTCAAAAGCAGAAATATCGGGGTGTTAATAATTCTTCACGATCTAAATCTTGCCGCGCAATATGCAGATGAAATCATCCTCTTGAAATCCGGTAAAATTAGCTATTGTGGCCCTATGAAAGAAGGAATGGATGGCTGTTTGCTTGAAAAAGTCTTTGACCATCCCATTAGAATTATGAATTGTCCAGTAACCAATCAATTGATTGTTCACAGTACCAATAAACCAAAAATGTATTCTTCATCCCGAGCTATGCAATAA
- a CDS encoding hemin-degrading factor — protein sequence MEGIPTSLINLKASWEELKTENPKLRIRDAAKHLDVSEAELLATGLGQNVVRLSTDFVDQVKKFPRLEKVMSLTRSEGCVLEHKGRFQKIEIHGSAPHQVGTVIGPIEQRIFFNAWKYGFAVNSDTPRGPMFSLQYFDAQGDAIMKVYLQEKSDDDFAKTMVLEHLHKDQVSALDPVPYALPEYISEDDLDKACFSSDWENMKDTHDFFGMLRKYKLNRLNAVEWIGDNWAHQVDRLSARQVVNTASETGLPIMIFAGNKGNIQIHQGKVKNIKQLGDWLNVMDPDFNMHLNEEVIDKAFVVHKNTVDGLVSALELFDKKGDMVCQFFGLRKPGVPQKEAWKELLDSLN from the coding sequence ATGGAAGGCATACCTACTTCATTGATTAATTTAAAAGCTTCTTGGGAAGAGCTTAAAACGGAAAACCCTAAACTTAGAATCAGGGATGCTGCAAAGCATTTGGATGTTTCAGAAGCAGAATTGCTAGCAACAGGGCTAGGACAAAACGTAGTTCGACTGTCAACAGATTTTGTTGATCAGGTTAAGAAATTTCCTCGACTTGAAAAAGTAATGTCGTTGACAAGAAGTGAAGGTTGTGTATTGGAACATAAAGGAAGGTTTCAGAAAATAGAAATCCATGGTTCAGCCCCTCATCAGGTTGGCACAGTGATTGGCCCCATAGAACAAAGAATTTTTTTTAACGCATGGAAATATGGCTTTGCAGTAAATAGCGATACGCCACGTGGGCCTATGTTTAGCCTTCAGTATTTTGATGCTCAAGGTGATGCTATAATGAAAGTATACCTACAGGAGAAATCAGATGATGATTTTGCTAAGACAATGGTTTTGGAGCACCTTCATAAAGATCAAGTTTCAGCTTTGGATCCTGTGCCTTATGCCTTGCCAGAATATATAAGCGAAGATGACTTGGATAAAGCCTGCTTTTCTTCCGACTGGGAAAACATGAAAGATACCCATGATTTCTTTGGGATGTTACGGAAGTACAAATTGAATCGCCTGAATGCAGTAGAGTGGATTGGTGACAATTGGGCCCATCAGGTGGATAGATTGTCGGCCAGACAAGTGGTAAATACTGCTTCTGAAACGGGACTTCCCATCATGATTTTCGCTGGTAATAAAGGAAATATTCAAATTCATCAGGGTAAGGTTAAGAACATCAAACAATTGGGAGACTGGCTTAACGTAATGGATCCGGATTTCAATATGCACCTTAATGAAGAGGTGATTGACAAGGCTTTTGTAGTGCATAAAAACACAGTGGATGGCTTGGTATCAGCGCTGGAATTGTTCGATAAGAAAGGGGATATGGTTTGTCAATTTTTTGGATTGAGAAAACCAGGAGTTCCACAAAAAGAAGCGTGGAAAGAATTGCTTGATAGCTTGAATTAA